Genomic window (Caldinitratiruptor microaerophilus):
GACGCCCTGGGCCACGGGCGGCCCTTCGACGTCGAGCTGCGCCGGGGCGCAGGCGCCTACGTGTGCGGGGAGGAGACGGCTCTCTTCGCCTCGATCGAGGGGTACCGGGGCGAGCCGCGGCCGAAACCGCCCTTCCCCACCACACACGGTCTCTTCGGCAAGCCCACGGTTGTCCAGAACGTGGAGACCCTGGCGTGCGTGACCCTCATCCTGGCGGAAGGCCCGGACGGCTTCCGGGCGGCGCAGCCGAAGCTCTTCTCGGTCAGCGGGCACGTGCGCCGGCCGGGCGTGTACGAGGTCCCCCTCGGCACCCCGCTGCGCCGGCTCCTGGAGGACTGCGCCGGCGGGGTAGAGGGGGAGCTGCAGGCCGTGCTGATCGGGGGGGCGGCCGGGATGTTCCTGCGCCCCGACCAGATCGACGTGCCGCTCGACCACGAGCCCCTGCGGGCCGCCGGGGCGACGCTGGGCGCCGGGGCGGTGCTGGTGCTGAACCACACCGTCGACCTGTGGCGAGACGTCGCGCTCCGGGTCGCGCGCTTCTTCGCCGACGAGTCCTGCGGCCAGTGCGTCCCGTGCCGGATCGGGACCGCCCGGCAGCTCGAGCGGGTCGCCGCCATGGCCGGACGGGGCGGGCGGAGCGACGACCTGGCCGTCCTGGAGCAGCTGGGGGCCGTGATGGCCGACGCCTCGATCTGCGGCCTCGGTCAGAGCGCGTCGTGGGCGGTCCTGAGCCTGGCGCGGCAGTTCGGGCTGCCGGCTGCGCCCGCCGCGCCGGCGGAAGGGGGGAAGGAGCGGTGAGCGAGACGGTGACCCTGACGGTGGACGGGCGTCCCGTGACGGTCCCGGCCGGCTCGACCCTGCGCGAGGCGGCGCAGGCCGCCGGCGTGCACGTGCCGGTGCTGTGCTGGCACCCGCAGGTCCGCACCGGCTCGAACTGCCGGGTGTGCGTGGTGGAGGTGGCTGGCAACCGGACCCTGGTCCCCTCCTGCAGCCGGCAGGCGGAGCCGGGGATGGAGGTCCGCACGGACTCCGAGCGCGTGCGGCGGGCCCGGCGGGTGGTGCTGGAACTCCTCCTCTCGGAGGCCGACGCCTCGCAGGCGCCGGAGCTGCTGGCGTACGCCGCCCACTACGGGGCGGATCCGGGCCGCTTCGGTGAGATCACCGCCCGAAAGCGGAGGGAGCCGATCCGGGACAACCCGTTCTTCGTGCGCGACTACGCCCGCTGCATCCTCTGCCGGCGGTGCACCGAGGTGTGCGGGGTGGGCGTCCAGCATACGTTCGCGATCGAGATCGCCGGTCGTGGAAACCGGGCGGCGATCGCCACCGGGGGCACGGGCCTCCTCCCCGACTCCCCCTGCGTCTTCTGCGGCAACTGCGTGGGCGCGTGTCCGACCGGGGCGCTGGTGCCGGTGGCGGAGTTCGAGGCCCGCCGCGACGGCATCTGGCCCCGGGAGCCCGCCCTGCGCTGGTCGCCGGCGACCGGCTTCGTGGCGGAGGAGGTGTGACCCGTGCGGCCCGTCGTGACCACCTGCTCATACTGCGGCGTGGGGTGCACGCTGGAGGTGCGTACCCTCCGGGGCCGGATCGTGAAGGTCACGTCGCCCCCGGATGCCCCGGCGAACCGCGGGAACCTCTGCGTGAAGGGCCGCTTCGGGCACGACTACGTGACGAGCCCGGATCGCCTGACCCGGCCA
Coding sequences:
- a CDS encoding 2Fe-2S iron-sulfur cluster-binding protein, which encodes MSETVTLTVDGRPVTVPAGSTLREAAQAAGVHVPVLCWHPQVRTGSNCRVCVVEVAGNRTLVPSCSRQAEPGMEVRTDSERVRRARRVVLELLLSEADASQAPELLAYAAHYGADPGRFGEITARKRREPIRDNPFFVRDYARCILCRRCTEVCGVGVQHTFAIEIAGRGNRAAIATGGTGLLPDSPCVFCGNCVGACPTGALVPVAEFEARRDGIWPREPALRWSPATGFVAEEV